From a region of the Corallococcus coralloides DSM 2259 genome:
- a CDS encoding SDR family NAD(P)-dependent oxidoreductase, translating to MTALWMFTGQGSLVPAAAKGLYEANPVFKETLDRYAAFLESKVEVPLLKLLLSDDKDMAAQVQETQYAQPAIVALQLAQAAMWQARGMRPSAVLGHSVGEFAAAAVAGVMSAEQALELAALRGRLMSECPRGGMAAVRSPAELVRPLLPPELVVAAENERTTTVVAGPKDALHRFVTEVLGVAHTMLAVSHAFHSPMMTPAAEAFRKQLDGVELREPQGMRFISTLTGAVETSRLCTAEYWAEQLLNPVLFLRAVETAWAEGAAKTVVELGPGATLLKLAQRIVGEAGPQWVASSQALRWGRGPGLFRHVPLGWTRPGAKPGAAKAAPVEQATPATCVYETAWTPVPPVETRPGGTGAHLLLTRQPLEGELPAGWQAVVVEDEAQAALSDQHWTTVALWSRGAEEDVALGLRLLQTAQADRRVFVTEAGSEDDAGLWGLARTFRLERPDLQVRCIESAGGTLAKVLTLATSDDAEDELSVDGAGVVRVPRLRRCSDVGAVERLQVRPDATYVISGGQGALGKVVSRLLVERGATHVLLLSRSAGATLSPELEALRAKARVESVACDVSRAESVREAKAWLEASGWPTVGGVVHAAGVLSDGTLPNQSVEKLRQAYGAKVRGARNLRGVFTPPDFLVFFSSAAAVFGSSGQGSYAAANATLDALARKWSSAGEPVLSVQWGAWSDGGMAARHDAARRAETGGFGSISDALGSEVLEQLLAAGKRGAVCVSPIDWSRLRLELPLLSRLRPKGSGSPAQPGTEPAPSATLVAAEDLLAMVRQAAAESVGRPVADDASLLDSGLDSLGSVSLRNRLASRLNVELSAAFVFEYPSISTMARHLASLAPRAAVAARPVASAPRPQLPVLVIGAGMGGLSFARQLEKAGTSVVVMDAAPRVGGVWRTLANASSKLQIDSPAYDFDSTTMPSPGGHSWRTSFPSQQEILTGCQDMAGSLLGPVYLESRVQAVRKVADAEYEVTYQRAGRTQRMRVSGVAAMTGGLHRPRQHTFPGEDVFQGHIGLGISNDTPLASFQGASVVIVGHGAFAVENMRTALENGARHVTLLCRQQHMVLSTFCNWLLNSSKGVMPVSDVVNVMRPFYAACGVDVESLDCLARDAAGEWTMDQSTVPAGSDLYFLAQRMGRLRIVVGETDHLTADAVVTQAGETLKADVFLKCLGSHTDDSVLLGLFGEGSRVQGLWINGDPNLITYNDGAQVPRRVRSLMCASYAFFVQAFAPAYVHFRDDRDAHARALARLTSASSTSTDAERVLLELWDFIEPAKRVLSERTLELLPFERFQVEREAEWERYSRMLGGTGEEGRELWALLGPALSLVHRRNPRAPVEQRSRHPLLGDLSVFVPRRPRVLFLPGQGTNARLARILLERTGWIDRSHLDFVVPDAPYEMPAFTNALQLEQVGLSQLVSTGLYDKAARYREWRAGFEALYARHHHGTAFEVTPELREQWALTLGYLREVVRRYGPFDGIAGFCEGAAVASVALHLQARGEDQGLGSVRFFVAMSPWRSPLHQEEGLFRPDRPLSLPMLQIVGENDMDVFLGAAPHFYSDYARATEFRHAGQHVYPPFTPGLEVQLRQLVDSGAEGWDRRAAP from the coding sequence ATGACTGCGCTTTGGATGTTCACCGGGCAGGGCTCGCTGGTGCCGGCAGCGGCGAAGGGCCTGTACGAAGCCAACCCCGTCTTCAAGGAGACGCTGGATCGCTACGCGGCATTCCTGGAGTCGAAGGTGGAGGTGCCGCTGCTGAAGCTGCTGCTCTCCGATGACAAGGACATGGCGGCGCAGGTGCAGGAGACGCAGTACGCGCAGCCAGCCATCGTGGCGCTCCAACTGGCGCAGGCGGCGATGTGGCAGGCGCGAGGCATGCGCCCCTCGGCGGTGCTGGGGCACTCGGTCGGTGAGTTCGCGGCGGCGGCGGTCGCGGGGGTGATGAGCGCGGAGCAGGCACTGGAGTTGGCCGCGCTGCGAGGCCGGCTGATGTCCGAGTGCCCGCGCGGTGGCATGGCGGCGGTGAGGAGTCCGGCGGAGCTGGTCCGGCCGTTGCTGCCACCGGAGCTGGTGGTGGCGGCGGAGAACGAGCGAACGACGACGGTGGTGGCGGGCCCGAAGGACGCGCTGCACCGGTTCGTCACGGAAGTGCTGGGCGTGGCCCACACGATGCTGGCGGTGTCGCACGCGTTCCACTCGCCGATGATGACTCCGGCGGCGGAGGCGTTCCGGAAGCAATTGGACGGGGTGGAACTGCGCGAGCCGCAAGGGATGCGGTTCATCTCCACGCTGACGGGCGCGGTGGAGACTTCGCGGCTGTGCACGGCGGAGTACTGGGCGGAGCAGCTGTTGAATCCGGTGCTGTTCCTGCGGGCGGTGGAGACGGCGTGGGCTGAAGGGGCTGCGAAGACCGTCGTGGAGCTGGGACCGGGCGCCACGCTGCTCAAGCTCGCACAGCGCATCGTGGGCGAGGCCGGGCCGCAATGGGTGGCATCGAGTCAGGCGCTCCGGTGGGGTCGAGGGCCCGGCTTGTTCCGGCACGTCCCCTTGGGATGGACCCGGCCCGGGGCGAAACCGGGAGCCGCCAAGGCCGCGCCGGTAGAGCAGGCAACGCCCGCCACGTGTGTCTATGAGACGGCCTGGACGCCCGTCCCGCCAGTCGAGACACGTCCCGGCGGTACCGGTGCGCACCTGCTACTGACGCGACAGCCCCTGGAAGGAGAACTGCCCGCGGGCTGGCAGGCAGTGGTCGTAGAGGATGAGGCGCAGGCCGCGCTGTCCGACCAGCATTGGACGACGGTGGCGCTCTGGAGCCGTGGCGCGGAAGAGGACGTAGCGCTGGGGCTAAGGCTGCTACAGACGGCCCAGGCCGACCGGCGCGTGTTCGTGACGGAAGCCGGGAGCGAGGACGACGCGGGCCTGTGGGGCCTGGCGAGGACGTTCCGTTTGGAGCGTCCGGACCTCCAGGTGCGCTGCATCGAGAGCGCAGGGGGCACGCTGGCGAAGGTGCTCACGCTCGCGACGAGCGATGACGCGGAGGACGAGCTGTCAGTGGACGGGGCGGGAGTTGTGCGGGTCCCCCGCCTGCGGCGCTGTAGCGACGTCGGCGCCGTCGAACGCCTCCAGGTACGTCCGGACGCGACGTACGTCATCAGCGGAGGGCAGGGTGCGCTGGGCAAGGTGGTGTCCCGGCTGTTGGTGGAGCGCGGAGCCACGCACGTGCTGCTGCTGTCTCGGTCGGCGGGAGCAACGCTTTCGCCGGAGCTGGAGGCGCTGCGGGCAAAGGCTCGGGTGGAGAGCGTGGCGTGCGACGTGTCGCGTGCGGAGAGCGTGCGCGAGGCAAAGGCCTGGCTGGAGGCCTCGGGCTGGCCCACGGTGGGCGGAGTCGTCCACGCAGCGGGAGTGCTGAGCGACGGGACGCTGCCGAACCAGTCCGTGGAGAAGCTGCGTCAGGCCTACGGAGCGAAGGTGCGCGGAGCGAGGAACCTGCGGGGAGTCTTCACCCCGCCGGACTTCCTGGTGTTCTTCTCGTCCGCGGCGGCGGTGTTCGGCTCCTCGGGGCAGGGCAGCTACGCGGCGGCGAACGCGACGCTGGATGCGCTGGCGCGCAAGTGGTCCTCGGCGGGCGAGCCGGTGTTGTCAGTGCAGTGGGGCGCATGGTCCGACGGCGGCATGGCGGCGCGCCACGACGCGGCCCGGCGCGCGGAGACCGGAGGCTTCGGCAGCATCAGCGACGCGCTGGGCTCCGAGGTGCTGGAGCAGCTGCTGGCCGCTGGTAAGCGGGGCGCGGTGTGCGTCTCGCCCATCGACTGGAGCCGGCTGCGGCTGGAGCTGCCGCTGCTCTCCCGTCTCCGCCCCAAGGGCAGTGGGAGTCCGGCCCAGCCGGGGACCGAACCCGCTCCGAGCGCCACCCTCGTCGCGGCGGAGGACCTGCTCGCGATGGTCCGTCAGGCGGCCGCTGAGTCCGTGGGGAGGCCCGTCGCGGATGACGCGTCCCTGCTGGACAGCGGGCTGGACTCGCTGGGCAGCGTGTCCCTGCGCAACCGCCTCGCCTCGCGCCTGAACGTCGAGCTGTCGGCCGCCTTCGTCTTCGAATACCCGAGCATCAGCACGATGGCCCGTCACCTGGCGTCCCTGGCGCCCCGCGCCGCCGTGGCCGCGCGTCCCGTGGCCTCGGCGCCCCGGCCCCAGCTGCCGGTGCTGGTGATTGGCGCCGGGATGGGCGGACTCAGCTTCGCCCGGCAGCTGGAGAAGGCTGGGACCTCCGTGGTCGTGATGGATGCGGCTCCTCGTGTGGGCGGCGTCTGGCGCACGCTGGCCAATGCCTCGTCCAAGCTGCAGATCGACTCGCCGGCCTACGACTTCGACAGCACCACGATGCCGTCGCCCGGGGGCCACAGCTGGAGGACGAGCTTCCCCTCGCAGCAGGAGATCCTCACCGGCTGCCAGGACATGGCCGGGTCCCTGCTGGGGCCCGTGTATCTGGAGTCTCGCGTCCAGGCCGTGCGCAAGGTCGCGGACGCCGAATACGAAGTCACCTATCAGCGCGCCGGGCGGACGCAGCGGATGCGCGTGTCCGGCGTGGCCGCGATGACCGGCGGCCTGCACCGCCCCCGCCAGCACACGTTCCCGGGCGAGGACGTGTTCCAGGGGCACATCGGGTTGGGCATCTCCAACGACACGCCGCTGGCCTCGTTCCAGGGCGCCTCGGTGGTCATCGTGGGTCACGGCGCGTTCGCCGTGGAGAACATGCGCACCGCCCTGGAGAACGGCGCCCGGCACGTGACGCTGCTGTGCCGTCAGCAGCACATGGTGCTCTCCACGTTCTGCAACTGGCTGCTCAACTCGAGCAAGGGCGTCATGCCCGTGTCCGACGTGGTGAACGTGATGCGCCCCTTCTACGCCGCGTGTGGCGTGGACGTGGAGTCCCTGGACTGCCTGGCGCGTGACGCGGCGGGAGAGTGGACGATGGACCAGTCCACCGTTCCCGCCGGCTCCGACCTCTACTTCCTCGCCCAGCGCATGGGCCGGCTGCGCATCGTCGTGGGAGAGACGGACCACCTCACCGCCGACGCCGTGGTGACCCAGGCGGGAGAGACGCTCAAGGCCGACGTCTTCCTCAAGTGCCTGGGCTCGCACACCGATGATTCGGTGCTGCTCGGCCTGTTCGGGGAGGGCAGCCGCGTGCAGGGGTTGTGGATCAACGGCGACCCGAACCTCATCACCTACAACGATGGAGCGCAGGTGCCGCGCAGGGTCCGCTCCCTGATGTGCGCCAGCTATGCGTTCTTCGTGCAGGCCTTCGCGCCCGCCTACGTGCACTTCCGGGACGACCGCGACGCGCATGCACGCGCCCTGGCCCGGCTCACCTCCGCGTCATCCACCAGCACCGACGCCGAGCGCGTGCTGCTGGAGCTGTGGGACTTCATCGAGCCGGCCAAGCGCGTGCTGTCCGAGCGCACCCTGGAGCTGCTCCCCTTCGAGCGCTTCCAGGTCGAGCGGGAAGCCGAGTGGGAGCGCTACAGCCGCATGCTGGGCGGCACCGGCGAGGAGGGCCGCGAGCTGTGGGCGCTGCTGGGCCCGGCGCTCTCGCTCGTGCACCGGCGCAACCCGCGCGCCCCCGTCGAGCAGCGCAGCCGCCACCCCCTGCTGGGCGACCTGTCGGTGTTCGTGCCGCGGCGCCCGAGGGTGTTGTTCCTTCCGGGGCAGGGGACCAACGCGCGCCTCGCGCGGATCCTGCTGGAGAGGACCGGGTGGATCGACCGCTCGCATCTGGACTTCGTCGTGCCGGACGCGCCGTATGAGATGCCGGCCTTCACCAACGCGCTGCAGCTGGAGCAGGTGGGCCTGAGCCAGCTGGTCAGCACGGGGCTCTACGACAAGGCGGCGCGCTACCGCGAGTGGCGCGCGGGCTTCGAGGCGCTCTACGCGCGGCACCACCACGGCACCGCGTTCGAGGTGACCCCGGAGCTCCGCGAGCAGTGGGCGCTGACGCTGGGCTACCTGCGCGAGGTGGTGCGGCGGTACGGCCCGTTCGACGGCATCGCGGGCTTCTGCGAGGGAGCGGCGGTGGCGTCCGTGGCGCTGCATCTCCAGGCGCGCGGAGAGGACCAGGGCTTGGGCTCGGTGCGCTTCTTCGTCGCCATGTCGCCCTGGCGCTCGCCGCTTCATCAGGAAGAGGGGCTGTTCCGCCCGGACCGGCCGCTGTCGCTCCCCATGCTGCAGATCGTGGGGGAGAACGACATGGACGTGTTCCTGGGAGCGGCGCCGCACTTCTATTCGGACTACGCGCGCGCCACCGAGTTCCGGCACGCGGGACAGCACGTCTACCCGCCGTTCACCCCGGGGCTGGAGGTCCAGCTGCGCCAGCTGGTCGACTCGGGCGCGGAGGGCTGGGACCGCCGGGCTGCGCCCTGA
- a CDS encoding MepB family protein has translation MSPLLHDPASGHLPQDLLAAIQDAYVPAGMTVTTQAVREEESAEYGACRLGLDGREVVFRVAKTTPTKIGQFVTLWKRPTPGAEIAPLDGDDGVAIVVVSVADATHRGQFVFPRKTLLDKGVMSRAQQGGKRAIRVYPPWSKPVVQEAIRTQKWQLQYFLSLPLEVGTGQARIRQLFAA, from the coding sequence ATGAGCCCGCTTCTCCATGACCCCGCTTCGGGTCACCTTCCGCAGGACCTGCTCGCCGCCATCCAGGATGCCTACGTGCCGGCCGGGATGACCGTCACGACCCAGGCGGTGCGCGAAGAAGAGAGCGCCGAGTATGGCGCCTGCCGCCTGGGGCTCGACGGCCGGGAGGTCGTCTTCCGTGTGGCCAAGACGACCCCCACCAAGATCGGCCAGTTCGTGACGCTGTGGAAGCGCCCCACCCCTGGCGCGGAGATCGCCCCGCTCGACGGCGATGACGGCGTGGCGATCGTCGTGGTGAGCGTGGCCGATGCGACGCACCGGGGGCAGTTCGTGTTCCCCCGGAAGACGCTGTTGGACAAGGGCGTCATGTCCCGCGCCCAGCAGGGCGGCAAACGCGCCATCCGCGTCTATCCGCCCTGGTCCAAGCCCGTGGTGCAGGAGGCCATCCGGACCCAGAAGTGGCAGCTTCAGTACTTCCTTTCGCTGCCACTCGAAGTGGGCACCGGACAGGCCCGGATCCGTCAGCTCTTCGCCGCGTGA
- a CDS encoding endonuclease/exonuclease/phosphatase family protein, with product MLLKVMTLNILMGGEERMPLLLALITRENPDVLVLQECLGWEDGERLRQVAAALGLPATDAHVRLGTARPRPSGSRYHVAVASRLPLRSARAHANAHFIGHCLLECELETGAEPLTLFAAHFDAHQEALRFVEARYLRSLIDPAAFGARDFILAGDLNSLSRADPYPVDLADHVRRARVDKYGHPPRFDVIDDLESFGWLDTLRLKPGSSQWVTARRQREGEAIDFRTDYVFTSPALARRLIAAHVVDVGSASDHHALTASFSDA from the coding sequence ATGCTGCTGAAGGTGATGACGCTCAACATCCTGATGGGAGGCGAGGAGCGGATGCCGCTGCTCCTGGCGCTCATCACCCGTGAGAACCCGGACGTGCTCGTGCTGCAGGAGTGCCTGGGTTGGGAGGACGGCGAGCGGCTTCGTCAGGTCGCCGCCGCGCTCGGCCTCCCCGCCACCGACGCCCACGTGCGGCTGGGCACCGCGCGTCCCCGTCCCAGCGGCAGCCGCTACCATGTCGCCGTCGCCAGCCGCTTGCCCCTGCGCTCGGCCCGCGCCCACGCCAATGCCCACTTCATCGGCCACTGCCTCCTCGAATGCGAGCTGGAGACGGGTGCGGAGCCGCTGACCCTCTTTGCGGCCCACTTCGACGCGCACCAGGAGGCCCTGCGCTTCGTGGAGGCTCGCTACCTGCGCTCCCTGATCGACCCCGCGGCCTTCGGTGCGCGGGACTTCATCCTGGCCGGGGACCTCAACTCGCTGTCGCGCGCAGACCCCTATCCCGTGGACCTGGCCGATCACGTCCGCCGTGCCCGGGTGGACAAGTACGGCCACCCGCCACGCTTCGACGTCATCGATGACCTGGAGTCCTTCGGCTGGCTGGACACGCTGCGCCTCAAGCCAGGCTCCTCCCAGTGGGTCACCGCCCGGCGCCAACGCGAGGGCGAGGCCATCGACTTCCGCACCGACTACGTCTTCACCTCACCCGCGCTGGCCCGGCGGCTCATCGCGGCTCACGTGGTGGACGTGGGCTCGGCCTCCGACCACCACGCCCTGACCGCGAGCTTCAGCGACGCGTGA
- a CDS encoding SH3 domain-containing protein, with protein MSKQWVLSGGGATYVVVLWSDAEAKNASRRVAPAVMQMCLDGWMRTHRQAVREMYTACAATPGSATWPADPVMKQRLSDAFKTGKLVGLTRANTPAVIKPASPLPVRPPDADAPPAHGVGIVMWNKSPPLQLRSSPEQGNNVLGSLAFNTPVQVIAQMPGGWLSVSTRDGRVGFVSADYVWSAPRHPMPEPNARLHRVVSGVSGTAIAIAEAYYGDVAHAWGADLRFFVAVLAQVNRRAIPNTTAGWKSLEFKADTYIWIPSKEFAKGLRGSVNSGSYSANVVDAFTSGFQRVSELLSDIWEAIKLSLKYIPEAVTRHVEQALRTVLIALLEMAVGAILFLAICTAVGAALGALAGGAGAAPGAAAGFEVGLALLEWMGLAFLAKWIFDSLKKIGSAFGKFFSKVWDARGNAQRLDEAAQELAETIGVLAGVLVEVLAMWAAAKGVGAALKALKGTAVEKAFGSTRLSSWLKERAANHAAGKSKVPGPRQVAKRLREREKPPSPTIAELAEQAAPLYEKELTPARNLIARVFKEMGSVQARAKDPVSAANRLQRAVDRFGAKVSTVQEAITNLWDAIGTRLVLSDTSPAAMTRVVNRLAEAIRLGEMEVIEINNLHGPGGKPYFTAEHLEALQIAAFEGGKPPLRITESKLMDSGYTVVCAYLKHGNGVRGELQIIGKDVLAIANAEHIPYDVMLGKPLVRNVPKAAEVELQNLVKPVETAMSALTEAQQAQYLQYLNQAYIHARMMELGQASNAPPLPPGLSPVLSIERIQALERSIAAIKAKYKSP; from the coding sequence ATGTCGAAGCAGTGGGTACTTTCCGGCGGCGGGGCCACCTACGTTGTCGTGCTGTGGAGCGACGCGGAGGCGAAGAACGCGAGCCGCCGGGTCGCTCCCGCCGTGATGCAGATGTGCCTCGACGGGTGGATGCGCACGCACCGGCAGGCCGTCCGGGAGATGTACACCGCCTGCGCGGCGACCCCGGGCTCCGCGACGTGGCCGGCCGACCCCGTGATGAAGCAGCGCCTGTCGGATGCGTTCAAGACGGGGAAGCTCGTGGGGCTGACGCGCGCCAACACCCCAGCGGTCATCAAGCCCGCGTCTCCCCTCCCCGTGCGTCCGCCGGACGCGGATGCCCCGCCCGCGCATGGGGTGGGCATCGTCATGTGGAACAAGTCGCCGCCCCTCCAACTGCGCTCCAGCCCCGAGCAGGGCAACAACGTCCTCGGGAGCCTGGCGTTCAACACCCCCGTGCAGGTGATCGCGCAGATGCCCGGCGGCTGGCTGTCGGTGAGCACGCGGGACGGGCGCGTGGGCTTCGTCTCCGCGGATTACGTCTGGTCCGCGCCGCGCCACCCGATGCCCGAACCGAACGCCCGGCTCCACCGGGTCGTCAGTGGCGTGAGTGGCACGGCCATCGCCATCGCGGAGGCCTACTACGGCGACGTCGCGCACGCGTGGGGCGCGGACCTGCGCTTCTTCGTGGCCGTGCTCGCCCAGGTCAACCGGCGGGCCATTCCCAACACCACCGCGGGCTGGAAGTCGCTCGAGTTCAAGGCCGACACGTACATCTGGATCCCCAGCAAGGAGTTCGCCAAGGGGCTGCGCGGCAGCGTCAACTCGGGCTCGTACAGCGCCAACGTGGTGGACGCGTTCACCTCCGGCTTCCAGCGGGTGTCCGAGCTGCTGAGCGACATCTGGGAGGCCATCAAGCTGTCGCTGAAGTACATCCCCGAAGCAGTCACCCGGCACGTCGAGCAGGCCCTGCGCACCGTCCTCATCGCGCTCCTCGAGATGGCGGTGGGCGCCATCCTCTTCCTCGCCATCTGCACGGCGGTGGGCGCCGCGCTGGGAGCGCTCGCGGGCGGAGCGGGTGCCGCGCCGGGTGCGGCCGCGGGGTTCGAGGTGGGGCTCGCGCTCCTGGAGTGGATGGGGCTGGCCTTCCTGGCCAAGTGGATCTTCGACTCGCTCAAGAAGATTGGCTCCGCGTTCGGGAAGTTCTTCAGCAAGGTGTGGGACGCGCGCGGGAACGCCCAGCGGCTGGACGAGGCGGCGCAAGAGCTGGCCGAGACCATCGGGGTCCTCGCGGGCGTCCTGGTCGAGGTCCTGGCGATGTGGGCCGCGGCCAAGGGGGTGGGCGCCGCGCTCAAGGCGCTCAAGGGCACCGCGGTGGAGAAGGCCTTCGGCTCGACCCGCCTTTCCTCCTGGCTCAAGGAGCGCGCCGCCAATCACGCGGCGGGCAAGTCCAAGGTGCCCGGTCCCAGGCAGGTCGCCAAGCGCCTGCGTGAGCGCGAAAAGCCTCCCTCGCCGACCATCGCGGAGCTCGCCGAGCAGGCCGCGCCCCTCTACGAGAAGGAGCTGACGCCCGCTCGCAACCTGATTGCACGGGTGTTCAAGGAGATGGGCTCGGTGCAGGCGCGCGCGAAGGATCCCGTCTCCGCGGCCAACCGGTTGCAGCGCGCGGTCGACAGGTTCGGGGCGAAGGTCTCCACCGTCCAGGAAGCCATCACCAACCTCTGGGATGCCATTGGGACGCGGCTCGTCCTGTCGGACACCTCACCGGCGGCGATGACGCGGGTGGTGAACCGGCTCGCGGAGGCCATCCGGCTGGGGGAGATGGAGGTCATCGAGATCAACAACCTCCATGGGCCCGGCGGGAAGCCCTACTTCACCGCCGAGCACCTGGAGGCGTTGCAGATCGCGGCGTTCGAAGGAGGAAAGCCCCCCTTGCGCATCACCGAGTCCAAGCTGATGGACAGCGGCTACACGGTGGTGTGCGCCTACTTGAAGCATGGCAACGGGGTCCGGGGTGAGCTGCAGATCATCGGCAAGGACGTGCTGGCGATCGCCAACGCCGAGCACATCCCCTACGACGTGATGCTGGGCAAGCCGCTCGTGCGCAACGTGCCGAAGGCCGCGGAGGTCGAACTCCAGAACCTGGTCAAGCCCGTGGAGACGGCCATGTCCGCGCTGACCGAGGCGCAGCAGGCGCAGTACCTCCAGTACCTCAACCAGGCCTACATCCACGCCCGCATGATGGAGCTCGGTCAAGCGTCCAACGCGCCCCCGCTGCCCCCGGGGCTGAGTCCGGTCTTGAGCATCGAACGGATCCAGGCGCTCGAGCGCTCCATCGCGGCCATCAAGGCCAAATACAAGTCTCCCTGA
- a CDS encoding RICIN domain-containing protein, whose translation MRRLIHMLLGAGALCLLAPYGAEARLLKSAQGGYCVGVDPASKKDGADIKLFKCDGKPNQQWTRKQVATGVYTFVNQQSGKCMGVQDAMETPGASIQQYACDGSENQNWVFGACGSDTCTVNRNSNLCLSAPRLGHDVRMEQLQCEGGKTQAWSQF comes from the coding sequence GTGAGGCGCTTGATTCACATGCTGCTGGGGGCAGGGGCCTTGTGCCTCCTGGCGCCGTACGGAGCGGAAGCCCGGTTGCTCAAGAGCGCCCAGGGCGGCTACTGCGTCGGCGTGGACCCTGCGAGCAAGAAGGATGGCGCGGACATCAAGCTCTTCAAATGCGATGGCAAACCCAACCAGCAATGGACCCGCAAGCAAGTGGCGACCGGCGTCTACACCTTCGTGAATCAGCAGAGCGGGAAGTGCATGGGGGTGCAGGACGCAATGGAGACGCCTGGCGCGAGCATCCAGCAGTACGCGTGCGACGGCTCCGAGAACCAGAACTGGGTGTTCGGTGCGTGCGGGAGCGACACCTGCACGGTGAACAGGAACAGCAACCTCTGCCTCTCGGCCCCGCGCCTGGGACACGATGTCCGGATGGAACAGCTCCAGTGCGAGGGCGGGAAGACCCAGGCCTGGTCCCAGTTCTGA
- a CDS encoding alpha/beta hydrolase: MSTHPIDFDPQLAALLPALEGYVPRKMTLEQLEHFRGLSRVTREDLIGDAKVHCVDYSIPGYQGAEITVSVIARQGHSVPGPAVYHIHGGGMVMGTRFAGAKPLVDWALRHDAVCVTVEYRLAPEHPAPTLVEDCYAGLLWMAANADRLRFDPNQLVIFGGSGGGGLAAGTTLLARDRQGPKLLGQLLQCPMLDDRNETESARRFDGVGVWDRTSNLTAWRAVLGERCGGPDVSPYSAPARATDLRGLPPTFIDVAAGETFRDEAVAYARGILDAGGECELHVWGGAFHGFYDIAPQSDVARACISTRDAWLGRMFARRAPPAP, encoded by the coding sequence ATGAGCACTCATCCCATCGACTTCGACCCTCAGCTGGCCGCCCTCCTGCCCGCGCTGGAGGGGTATGTGCCCCGGAAGATGACGCTGGAGCAGCTGGAGCACTTCCGCGGCTTGAGCCGTGTGACGCGGGAGGACCTGATTGGCGACGCGAAGGTCCACTGCGTCGATTACAGCATCCCCGGTTATCAGGGCGCCGAGATCACGGTCTCCGTCATTGCCCGGCAGGGCCATTCGGTTCCGGGGCCGGCCGTCTATCACATCCACGGCGGCGGCATGGTGATGGGGACCCGCTTCGCCGGAGCGAAGCCGCTCGTGGACTGGGCGCTCCGTCATGACGCGGTCTGCGTGACGGTGGAATACCGGCTGGCGCCCGAGCATCCGGCGCCGACCCTGGTGGAAGACTGTTACGCGGGGCTGCTCTGGATGGCGGCGAACGCCGACCGGCTGCGGTTTGATCCGAACCAGCTCGTGATTTTCGGCGGGAGCGGCGGCGGCGGGCTCGCGGCGGGGACCACGCTCCTGGCGCGGGATCGGCAGGGCCCGAAGCTGTTGGGGCAGCTGCTGCAATGCCCGATGCTGGACGACCGCAATGAGACGGAGTCCGCCCGTCGGTTTGATGGTGTCGGGGTCTGGGATCGCACCAGCAACCTGACGGCCTGGCGGGCGGTGCTGGGCGAGCGCTGTGGAGGTCCGGACGTGTCTCCCTATTCCGCGCCCGCGCGCGCCACGGACCTGCGGGGGCTGCCGCCGACCTTCATCGACGTCGCGGCAGGGGAGACGTTCCGGGACGAAGCCGTCGCCTACGCGCGCGGCATCCTCGATGCGGGCGGCGAGTGCGAGCTGCATGTCTGGGGCGGAGCCTTCCACGGCTTCTACGACATCGCCCCTCAGTCCGACGTGGCGCGCGCCTGCATTTCGACGCGCGACGCATGGCTGGGACGGATGTTCGCCCGACGTGCTCCGCCGGCCCCGTGA